The following are encoded together in the Scomber scombrus chromosome 7, fScoSco1.1, whole genome shotgun sequence genome:
- the sphk2 gene encoding sphingosine kinase 2, which yields MRSPDTSTLCPAEALLHGQFASWGSGSNSNNNSCPNSPGGPGGLSPAASPTPAPASNYALTLTHTHIHIQRLSPRTGKEARLLLPLSELVGCSCPRAPAPPLLVLYWYPPGKRRKGVSRRRQVRAYLAESRAEAERWSAAVQCLLRGVTVTAETEFSRSLLPRPRRLLLLVNPFSGRGQAMQWCQTHILPMIREANISYNLIQTERQNHARELIREISLPEWDGIIIISGDGLLHEVINGLMERPDWEQAIKVPVGILPCGSGNALAGSVNHHAGYDMCLREPLLLNCCFLLCRGGVRPMDVISVTTSPPSNPRNATPRRLFSFLSVAWGFVSDVDIESERYRGLGSARFTLGTLVRIASLRSYKGRLSYLPPSIVTASPDSTPPPPRRPLSRSITEGLEGFCRTPIHRTCSDMGISEQRSLRRGEGEREKEERQRERERRRERARGGGTGVVRASSLAEDREREREGEIEMEAEEERSGTSSESNERDDCRMGRAERLAGIKDEREEEGRAEQDSSEMDEDNRGKEGEGSGGSVEGEGVLHARELGESYGLDMGREANEEGLTYQDCPQEARQALRKNSAPSSQIASALFNQPLSQEADSGSGPSYGVEDMDLNGTYYQKEPYPLDVARERSLTISSPFRHSPFSYKPKTLDQNQNASRPRPLSLLQHSHSNSLPPKLPSLSLSLSPTPPSSPSCASPHSSSYLVPRPNTPNSTSPSPSIRTPSSSFNFDIAEPAGPLKNRPFFSLPLNLPRDDLLPPLDQPLPTRDWVTIEGDFVLVLALYQSHLGADLHAAPQARFDDGLIHLTFVRAGISRATLLRLFFAMERGTHHSVNSPYVSHVSCRAFRLQPLSTRGTLTVDGELVPYGPLQAQVHPSLARLIVGDSGEKITRF from the exons ATGCGATCCCCAGACACTTCAACACTTTGCCCAGCAGAAGCCCTCCTTCATGGCCAGTTTGCTAGCTGGGGGTCGGGCAGTAACAGCAACAATAACAGCTGCCCCAACAGCCCTGGTGGTCCAGGGGGCCTCTCCCCTGCTGCCTCCCCTACTCCGGCTCCGGCCTCCAACTATGCCTTGACCCTCACCCACACCCACATACATATCCAGCGTCTGTCGCCACGGACGGGGAAAGAAGCCCGTCTCTTGCTGCCTTTATCAGAGCTGGTGGGGTGCAGCTGCCCTCGCGCCCCTGCGCCCCCTCTCCTGGTGCTGTACTGGTACCCACCAGGCAAACGAAGGAAGGGGGTGTCCCGGCGCAGGCAGGTGAGGGCCTATCTGGCAGAGAGCAGGGCTGAAGCCGAGAGGTGGTCGGCTGCTGTGCAGTGTCTACTCAGAGGCGTGACCGTCACTGCTGAAACAG AATTTTCAAGAAGTCTGCTACCTCGTCCCAGGCGACTACTGTTATTGGTCAATCCCTTCAGTGGGAGAGGCCAGGCAATGCAGTGGTGTCAGACCCACATCCTGCCAATGATTAGAGAGGCAAACATCAGCTACAACCTCATACAGACAG AGCGTCAGAACCATGCCAGGGAGCTCATCCGAGAGATATCGCTCCCAGAGTGGGATGGCATCATCATTATTTCTGGGGATGGTCTGCTACATGAG GTAATTAATGGGCTGATGGAGCGTCCTGACTGGGAACAAGCAATAAAAGTACCTGTTGGCATTCTACCCTGTGGCTCTGGGAATGCACTGGCTGGCTCCGTCAACCACCATGCAGG GTATGACATGTGCCTTCGGGAGCCCCTCCTTTTAAACTGCTGCTTTTTGCTCTGTCGAGGCGGTGTCCGACCCATGGACGTGATCTCCGTGACAACAAGCCCTCCCTCCAACCCACGTAATGCAACACCCAGAAGACTGTTCTCTTTCCTATCTGTTGCCTGGGGCTTTGTGTCCGATGTAGACATTGAGAGTGAGAG GTATCGTGGCTTGGGGTCAGCCCGCTTCACCTTGGGCACCCTGGTGCGCATAGCTTCTCTTCGATCCTACAAGGGTCGTCTGTCCTACCTGCCGCCCTCTATTGTCACCGCATCACCAGATTCTACACCTCCTCCGCCAAGGAGACCCCTCTCCCGCAGTATCACTGAAGGCCTGGAGGGCTTCTGTCGAACCCCCATCCATCGCACCTGCTCTGACATGGGCATCAGTGAGCAGAGAAGCCTGCGGAGGggtgaaggagagagggaaaaagaggagaggcagagagaaagggagagaagaagggagagagCCAGGGGAGGAGGAACTGGTGTGGTGAGGGCAAGCAGCCTtgcagaggacagagagagggaaagggagggggAAATTGAGAtggaagcagaggaggagaggtcaGGGACGAGTTCAGAATCAAATGAAAGGGATGACTGCAGAATGGGAAGGGCAGAAAGATTGGCGGGGATCAAGGatgaaagggaagaagagggaCGAGCAGAGCAAGACTCCAGTGAGATGGACGAGGACAACAGGGGGAAGGAAGGCGAAGGCAGTGGTGGGTCTGTGGAGGGCGAGGGAGTACTGCATGCACGAGAGCTCGGAGAGAGCTACGGGTTAGACATGGGGCGAGAGGCAAATGAAGAGGGTTTAACTTATCAAGATTGCCCTCAGGAAGCCAGACAGGCACTAAGAAAGAATTCAGCCCCTTCTAGCCAGATCGCCAGCGCCCTCTTTAACCAGCCGCTCAGTCAGGAGGCCGACTCAGGTAGTGGTCCTTCATATGGGGTGGAGGACATGGATCTGAATGGAACCTACTACCAGAAAGAACCCTACCCACTGGACGTCGCCCGTGAACGGTCTCTCACCATCTCTTCCCCCTTTCGTCACTCTCCCTTCTCCTACAAGCCCAAGACCCTGGACCAAAACCAGAACGCCTCCCGGCCAAggcccctctccctcctccagcaCTCCCACTCAAACTCCCTCCCCCCTAAACTCCCttcactctctctatctctttctcccACACCCCCATCTTCCCCTTCATGTGCCTCCCCACACTCCTCATCCTACCTCGTCCCACGTCCTAACACCCCAAATTCAACCTCTCCTTCACCTTCCATACGCACGCCGTCCTCATCTTTTAACTTTGACATCGCTGAGCCAGCAGGACCCCTTAAGAACCGTCCTTTCTTCTCATTGCCTTTAAATCTCCCGAGGGATGACTTATTACCCCCCCTTGACCAACCCCTTCCTACCAGAGACTGGGTGACCATTGAAGGGGACTTTGTCCTGGTCCTGGCCCTTTATCAGAGCCACCTGGGGGCCGACCTCCATGCTGCACCCCAGGCCAGGTTTGACGATGGGCTGATCCACCTCACCTTTGTGCGGGCAGGAATCTCCAGAGCCACCTTACTGAGACTGTTCTTTGCCATGGAGAGAGGAACTCACCACTCCGTCAACTCGCCGTACGTTAGCCACGTTTCCTGCAGAGCCTTCAGGCTGCAGCCTCTGTCTACACGGGGAACACTCACTGTGGACGGAGAACTGGTGCCTTATGGGCCGCTTCAAGCACAg GTTCATCCTTCCCTGGCCCGTCTCATCGTTGGTGACTCTGGAGAGAAGATTACCCGATTCTAA